A genomic window from Haladaptatus caseinilyticus includes:
- a CDS encoding CPBP family intramembrane glutamic endopeptidase, producing the protein MPAPNWNAFTAVTLVVLAILIALARASQAVLTGEGGQLETIPEAGEESQSDSVPESFPIGGERSVLENNRAPSEPDPTQPASEQTYRTDEHPEQTGEQPNPAEELTTGMLLLNVALSQGLFGVILVISAILAAIPRSALGIESATRFELGVGIALGVALFVANELGQRVADALGIEYEDGLRELLTPDSVRGWVLLLGVALPIIAGFEELLFRSALVGVLAVGYDISPWLLAAFSSVAFAVGHGAQGPGGILVTGTLGAVLAAAFVLTGSLLVVVVAHYLVNALEFAVHAGNET; encoded by the coding sequence ATGCCCGCGCCGAACTGGAACGCGTTCACCGCCGTCACGCTGGTCGTCCTCGCCATCCTCATCGCACTGGCGCGGGCCTCACAAGCGGTGCTGACCGGAGAGGGAGGCCAGTTGGAAACCATCCCGGAAGCAGGAGAGGAGTCGCAATCCGACTCGGTTCCGGAATCGTTTCCCATCGGCGGGGAACGATCAGTCCTCGAAAACAACCGGGCACCGTCCGAACCGGACCCGACTCAACCAGCGTCAGAGCAGACTTATCGGACGGACGAACACCCCGAGCAAACCGGTGAGCAACCCAACCCAGCAGAGGAACTGACGACGGGGATGCTCCTGTTGAACGTCGCGCTGAGTCAGGGCCTCTTCGGCGTGATTCTCGTTATCTCAGCGATACTCGCGGCGATTCCGCGCTCCGCGCTCGGTATCGAATCGGCGACCCGCTTCGAACTCGGCGTCGGAATCGCCCTCGGTGTCGCGTTATTCGTGGCGAACGAACTCGGTCAACGGGTAGCCGACGCCCTCGGTATCGAATACGAGGACGGTCTGCGCGAACTACTGACGCCGGACTCGGTTCGGGGGTGGGTGCTCCTGCTCGGCGTCGCCCTTCCCATCATCGCCGGGTTCGAAGAACTGCTGTTTCGGTCGGCACTCGTCGGCGTTCTCGCCGTCGGCTACGACATTTCGCCATGGCTACTCGCCGCCTTTTCGTCGGTCGCGTTTGCCGTGGGCCACGGCGCGCAAGGGCCGGGGGGAATCCTCGTGACGGGCACACTCGGTGCCGTACTCGCCGCGGCCTTCGTCCTCACGGGGAGCCTCCTGGTCGTCGTCGTCGCTCATTATCTCGTCAACGCGTTGGAGTTCGCCGTTCACGCGGGCAACGAGACGTGA
- a CDS encoding transcription elongation factor Spt5, whose translation MPIYAVKTTASQERTVADMIVNREEPEIHAVLAPDSLTSYVMVEADDDAVITRVLEEIPHARSMVPGVSSISEVEHFLSPTPDVEGIAEGDIVELIAGPFKGEKAQVQRIDEGKDQVTVELYEATVPIPVTVRGDQIRVLDSEER comes from the coding sequence ATGCCAATTTACGCAGTAAAGACCACGGCCAGTCAGGAACGAACCGTCGCGGACATGATCGTCAACCGCGAAGAACCGGAAATCCACGCCGTTCTCGCCCCCGACTCACTGACGAGTTACGTGATGGTCGAGGCGGACGACGACGCGGTCATCACCCGCGTGCTGGAGGAGATTCCACACGCCCGAAGCATGGTGCCCGGCGTGAGTAGCATTTCCGAAGTCGAACACTTCCTCTCGCCCACGCCCGACGTGGAGGGTATCGCGGAGGGGGACATCGTCGAACTCATCGCCGGTCCGTTCAAAGGCGAGAAGGCACAGGTACAGCGTATCGACGAGGGCAAAGACCAGGTGACGGTCGAACTGTACGAGGCGACCGTCCCGATTCCGGTTACCGTGCGCGGTGACCAGATTCGCGTGCTGGATTCCGAAGAGCGATAG
- a CDS encoding protein translocase SEC61 complex subunit gamma, which translates to MDVKLDVASYVRVLKLASTPSWDEFSKISKIAGAGIVLVGLLGFVIFAVMSFLPA; encoded by the coding sequence ATGGATGTTAAACTCGACGTCGCGTCGTACGTTCGCGTACTCAAACTGGCGAGTACGCCCTCGTGGGACGAGTTCTCGAAGATTTCGAAAATCGCCGGTGCGGGTATCGTCCTCGTCGGACTGCTCGGGTTCGTCATCTTCGCAGTGATGAGCTTCCTCCCCGCCTAG
- the ftsZ gene encoding cell division protein FtsZ — MDSIVEDAIEEAEGDQQTSPKSQLGGTSQDGTPSGTTPSGTMTDDQLQDVLKDLQTNITVVGCGGGGGNTVNRMAEEGIHGASLVAANTDVQHLVEIEADTKILMGEQKTSGRGAGSLPQVGEEAALESQEDIYDAIQGSDMVFVTAGLGGGTGTGSAPVVAKAAREAGALTIAIVTTPFTAEGEVRRTNAEAGLERLRDVSDTVIVVPNDRLLDSVGKLPVKQAFKVADEVLMRSVKGITELITKPGLVNLDFADVRTVMEKGGVAMIGLGESDSDQKAQDSVKSALRSPLLDVDISGAKSALVNVTGGNDMSIEEAEGVVEQIYDRIDPDARIIWGTSIDESLEGTMRTMIVVTGVQSAQIYGRNEEAQAQAKSRMEDIDYVE; from the coding sequence ATGGATTCCATTGTCGAAGACGCCATTGAGGAGGCGGAAGGGGACCAACAGACCTCCCCCAAGTCGCAACTCGGTGGTACCTCACAAGACGGAACCCCGTCGGGGACGACTCCGTCGGGAACGATGACAGATGACCAACTGCAGGACGTACTCAAAGACCTCCAAACCAACATCACCGTCGTCGGATGTGGCGGTGGCGGCGGAAACACGGTCAATCGGATGGCCGAGGAGGGTATTCACGGCGCATCGCTGGTCGCCGCGAACACCGACGTTCAACATCTCGTCGAGATCGAAGCGGACACGAAAATCCTGATGGGTGAACAGAAAACCAGCGGACGCGGCGCAGGGTCGCTTCCGCAGGTCGGCGAGGAAGCCGCACTCGAGAGTCAGGAGGATATCTACGACGCGATTCAGGGTTCCGATATGGTATTCGTCACCGCCGGACTCGGTGGTGGAACGGGTACCGGAAGTGCTCCAGTCGTCGCGAAGGCGGCGCGCGAGGCAGGTGCGCTCACCATCGCTATCGTCACGACGCCGTTCACGGCGGAGGGCGAGGTTCGACGCACGAACGCCGAGGCAGGGTTGGAACGTCTACGCGACGTGAGCGACACGGTCATCGTCGTTCCGAACGACCGACTGCTCGATTCCGTCGGCAAACTTCCCGTCAAGCAGGCGTTCAAAGTAGCTGATGAAGTGCTCATGCGCTCGGTGAAGGGAATCACGGAACTCATTACCAAGCCCGGCTTGGTCAACCTGGACTTCGCCGACGTTCGAACCGTCATGGAGAAAGGTGGCGTGGCCATGATCGGCCTCGGCGAGAGCGATTCCGACCAGAAGGCACAGGATTCGGTCAAGAGCGCCCTACGCTCGCCGCTCCTCGACGTGGACATCAGCGGCGCGAAATCCGCACTCGTCAACGTCACGGGTGGGAACGATATGTCCATCGAGGAAGCCGAAGGCGTCGTCGAACAGATTTACGACCGCATCGATCCCGACGCCCGCATCATCTGGGGGACGTCCATCGACGAGAGTCTGGAAGGCACCATGCGCACGATGATCGTCGTCACGGGGGTTCAGTCTGCTCAAATCTACGGCCGTAACGAGGAAGCGCAGGCGCAAGCCAAGAGTCGAATGGAAGATATCGACTACGTAGAGTAG
- a CDS encoding D-aminoacyl-tRNA deacylase: MIAVVVSRADHASEHIGEYLRSETGWTAHEDDSRPDADGGGRFYRTEGFELREFESLHLDIEHVAEAFSNPDLLVFASRHSGDTGPLLTTHFTGNFGPAEYGGEDGTLAESSPNAQAELLRAFDDHAPESYDVGMECTHHGPSEVGVPSMFVELGSDEEQWHDSTAARAVARAILDLRGVEPTRERQLVGFGGGHYVPRFERIVRETDWAVGHIASDWNLETMGPPAESRETIRQAFERSGAEYAVCEGEYPELESVISALGYRIVSETWVREVSGVPLSLVETLETELSSVESGLRFGAAARRFDGSKGDKPEFELVSLPGDLLDSATGIDREETRAAVAEHAIAFETDQSGTRVVGRAAVRGPDEYDAIIDALVALLDRKYDAVERTPDEVVVREVAFDPEKARKLGISEGPKFGKLSSGTAVTVNGRTISPDAVRTDRTHTFPI, from the coding sequence ATGATCGCAGTCGTCGTCAGTCGCGCTGATCACGCCTCGGAGCATATCGGCGAGTATCTCCGTTCGGAGACGGGATGGACAGCACACGAAGACGACTCCCGCCCCGACGCCGACGGCGGGGGTCGATTCTACCGAACCGAGGGGTTCGAACTCCGCGAGTTCGAATCCCTCCACCTCGATATCGAGCACGTCGCCGAGGCGTTCTCGAATCCGGATCTACTCGTTTTCGCCTCGCGCCATTCGGGCGACACCGGGCCACTGTTGACCACCCACTTTACCGGGAACTTCGGACCGGCGGAGTACGGTGGCGAAGACGGAACACTAGCGGAATCCAGTCCGAACGCGCAGGCCGAACTGCTCCGCGCGTTCGACGATCACGCGCCGGAATCGTACGATGTGGGGATGGAGTGTACCCATCACGGGCCGAGCGAAGTCGGCGTCCCGTCGATGTTCGTAGAACTCGGCAGCGATGAAGAGCAGTGGCACGATTCGACGGCGGCACGCGCAGTAGCTCGTGCCATCCTCGATCTTCGCGGCGTCGAACCGACCCGCGAGCGACAACTCGTCGGGTTCGGTGGTGGCCACTACGTTCCGCGTTTCGAGCGGATCGTCCGAGAGACTGACTGGGCGGTGGGCCATATCGCGTCCGACTGGAATCTGGAGACGATGGGTCCACCAGCGGAGTCACGGGAAACGATTCGTCAAGCGTTCGAACGAAGTGGCGCGGAGTACGCCGTTTGCGAAGGGGAGTACCCGGAACTGGAATCGGTCATCTCCGCTCTCGGCTACCGAATCGTGAGCGAAACGTGGGTGCGGGAGGTATCCGGTGTTCCCCTCTCGCTCGTAGAGACGCTGGAAACCGAACTGTCGTCCGTCGAGTCCGGCCTGCGGTTTGGTGCAGCCGCGCGTCGGTTCGACGGTTCGAAGGGCGACAAACCCGAGTTCGAACTCGTCTCGCTTCCCGGTGACTTGCTCGACAGCGCGACAGGAATCGACCGCGAGGAAACACGGGCGGCAGTTGCAGAACACGCCATCGCGTTCGAAACCGATCAAAGCGGAACGCGGGTTGTGGGGCGTGCAGCGGTTCGCGGACCGGACGAATACGACGCCATCATCGACGCGTTGGTGGCGCTCCTCGACCGGAAGTACGATGCAGTGGAGCGGACGCCGGACGAAGTCGTGGTGCGAGAAGTCGCCTTCGACCCCGAGAAGGCACGCAAACTGGGAATTTCGGAAGGCCCCAAGTTCGGAAAACTTTCGTCAGGCACGGCGGTTACGGTCAATGGGAGAACTATCTCGCCGGATGCAGTGAGAACTGATCGCACACATACATTTCCGATCTGA